The following proteins come from a genomic window of Bradyrhizobium paxllaeri:
- a CDS encoding M20/M25/M40 family metallo-hydrolase has translation MSIDTQAATDRLMRFLAVEGVTGKEAAIGLELAAALQESGVPADAIRLDDANTRIPVPTETGNLIVDLPGRGAMHNQPRIMFMTHMDTVPLCAGAKPKLKGRKIVNEAKTALGGDNRAGCGVLVTLAAELAKQQLDHPPITLLFCVREESGLWGARHVKTQDLGSPVMAFNYDGGSASNVTIGAVGADRWHVEIFGRASHAGVAPERGISSTMILALALADVKAGGWFGKVVKGKRQGTSNVGPVTGGDGRPAGDATNVVTDYVHVRGESRSHDAKFFKEITKAYKAAFEKAAKRVKNSEGKSGRVKFKAETDYYPFRMKESLPVVKRAVAAVSAMGNTPSIRAASGGLDANWMVRHGVPTVTFGAGQNEPHTIDEWINRDEYDRACALAVQLATMR, from the coding sequence ATGTCTATCGACACTCAGGCCGCCACCGACCGCCTCATGCGCTTCCTCGCTGTCGAGGGCGTGACTGGAAAGGAGGCAGCGATCGGGCTCGAGCTGGCCGCGGCGCTGCAGGAAAGCGGCGTGCCGGCGGACGCCATCCGCCTCGACGACGCCAACACACGCATTCCCGTGCCGACCGAGACCGGCAACCTCATTGTCGACCTGCCCGGCCGCGGTGCGATGCACAACCAGCCGCGGATCATGTTCATGACCCACATGGACACCGTGCCGCTGTGCGCCGGCGCGAAGCCGAAACTAAAGGGACGCAAGATCGTCAACGAGGCGAAGACCGCGCTCGGCGGCGACAACCGTGCCGGCTGTGGCGTTCTCGTTACGCTGGCAGCCGAACTGGCGAAGCAGCAACTCGATCATCCGCCGATCACGCTCCTGTTCTGCGTGCGCGAGGAGAGCGGGCTGTGGGGCGCGCGCCACGTCAAGACCCAAGACCTGGGCTCGCCGGTCATGGCCTTCAACTATGACGGCGGCTCCGCCTCCAATGTCACGATCGGCGCCGTCGGCGCGGATCGCTGGCACGTCGAGATTTTCGGCCGTGCCTCGCATGCCGGCGTCGCGCCCGAGCGCGGGATCAGTTCGACCATGATCCTTGCGCTTGCCCTCGCCGATGTGAAGGCCGGCGGCTGGTTCGGCAAGGTGGTGAAGGGCAAACGGCAAGGCACCAGCAATGTCGGCCCCGTCACCGGCGGCGACGGCCGGCCGGCCGGCGACGCCACCAATGTCGTCACCGACTATGTGCACGTACGCGGGGAAAGCCGTAGCCACGATGCGAAGTTTTTCAAGGAGATCACCAAAGCCTACAAGGCGGCGTTCGAGAAGGCCGCGAAGCGCGTCAAGAACAGCGAGGGTAAGTCAGGCCGCGTGAAGTTCAAGGCCGAGACCGACTATTATCCGTTCCGCATGAAGGAAAGCCTGCCGGTCGTCAAACGCGCGGTCGCGGCCGTCTCCGCCATGGGCAATACGCCGAGCATCCGCGCCGCGAGTGGCGGGCTGGACGCGAACTGGATGGTCCGCCACGGTGTTCCGACCGTGACCTTCGGCGCGGGGCAGAACGAACCGCACACGATCGACGAATGGATCAATCGCGACGAGTATGACCGAGCGTGCGCGCTCGCAGTGCAGCTTGCGACCATGCGATGA
- a CDS encoding Spy/CpxP family protein refolding chaperone, whose protein sequence is MRSIATLPFRALHGRRGERVRAAKLRDEATGAASRADVTRSADWVTKPVARMQVGAAAALAGWHGRRGESGWWQHADGGYGWVGPLFWPFAYYDIYDYTLWGDGIGFWGYGYRDIYAAIFTPYGYEDLTRYMAPPRGRRPGRPPSLAQICGDDASEFAGLPIKQISQAILLSEEQRTALDNLADASVKSAQIIREACPAKAALTSAGRLAAMQQRLTAMKSAIAYVTPPFETFYELLDDDQKGKLAELSGQRAPFAPKVPATQSCTPPEVLPWPAGEIEARLRLNDSQHQGLDALQRISALARNTLNFNCQPDENLDPPDRLATADARLDAMLDAIKLLRPALDDFLATLSDEQKAQFETIGAKRTS, encoded by the coding sequence GTGCGATCAATTGCCACGCTGCCTTTCCGAGCCCTGCATGGCCGGCGAGGCGAGCGCGTCAGAGCGGCAAAGCTCCGTGACGAGGCGACCGGCGCGGCGTCGCGCGCCGATGTTACCCGCAGCGCCGATTGGGTGACGAAGCCGGTGGCGCGGATGCAGGTCGGAGCCGCTGCCGCGCTAGCGGGCTGGCACGGTCGCCGTGGCGAGAGCGGATGGTGGCAGCATGCTGATGGCGGGTATGGATGGGTGGGACCGTTGTTCTGGCCGTTCGCCTATTACGACATCTATGACTACACGCTCTGGGGCGACGGCATCGGCTTCTGGGGCTATGGTTATCGCGATATCTACGCCGCGATCTTCACGCCCTATGGCTATGAGGATCTCACCCGCTATATGGCGCCGCCGCGCGGCCGGCGACCTGGCAGGCCCCCTTCACTCGCACAAATCTGTGGCGATGATGCAAGCGAGTTTGCTGGCCTCCCGATCAAACAGATCAGCCAGGCGATCCTGCTGAGCGAGGAGCAGCGCACGGCGCTCGACAATCTCGCCGACGCGTCAGTCAAGTCCGCCCAGATTATCCGCGAGGCCTGCCCGGCCAAGGCCGCGTTAACGTCGGCTGGCAGGCTTGCCGCGATGCAACAGCGTCTGACGGCGATGAAATCCGCGATCGCATATGTTACGCCGCCGTTCGAGACATTCTACGAGCTGTTGGACGACGACCAGAAGGGGAAGCTCGCCGAGCTGTCCGGTCAGCGCGCACCATTTGCGCCCAAGGTTCCGGCCACTCAGAGCTGTACGCCGCCCGAGGTGCTGCCATGGCCCGCCGGCGAGATCGAGGCGAGGCTGCGCCTGAACGACTCGCAGCATCAGGGGCTCGACGCGCTTCAGCGGATAAGCGCACTCGCCAGGAACACGCTGAATTTCAATTGCCAGCCGGACGAGAACCTCGATCCACCCGACCGGCTTGCAACAGCCGATGCAAGGCTCGACGCCATGCTGGACGCGATCAAGCTGCTGCGGCCGGCCCTGGACGATTTCCTTGCTACGCTGAGCGACGAGCAGAAGGCTCAATTCGAGACCATCGGGGCAAAGCGCACGAGCTGA
- a CDS encoding DUF992 domain-containing protein — MSALISVAATPAQGEMFRAGRLLCSSSPRIGFLVGSTQSLRCVFYRRGSSHRYIYAGRIRRVGLDLGVTGSGVLSWAVFAKNSRIGPGTMRGSYVGASGNVALGPGFGTNVLIGGSRRSVVLQPLSTERAIGVNLAATVTHLTLGARGRR, encoded by the coding sequence GTGTCCGCTTTGATTTCCGTCGCCGCAACGCCTGCGCAAGGCGAAATGTTCAGGGCCGGCCGGCTGTTGTGTTCCAGCAGCCCGAGGATCGGATTCCTCGTTGGATCGACGCAATCGCTGCGTTGCGTATTCTACCGGCGAGGTTCGTCGCACCGCTACATCTACGCGGGACGGATAAGGCGTGTCGGTCTTGACCTCGGCGTCACCGGAAGTGGCGTTCTATCCTGGGCCGTCTTTGCCAAGAACTCGCGGATTGGTCCCGGCACCATGCGCGGGAGCTATGTGGGGGCCAGCGGCAATGTTGCTCTGGGTCCAGGCTTCGGCACCAACGTCCTGATCGGCGGATCCCGCCGAAGCGTCGTCCTGCAGCCGCTTTCCACCGAGCGCGCGATCGGGGTCAATCTCGCAGCGACGGTGACCCATTTGACCCTCGGCGCAAGAGGACGGCGATAA
- a CDS encoding MHYT domain-containing protein, with the protein MHHHPGSHDPVLVALSVLIAALSSYTALDLATRMRAASGLASLAWLGAAAVAMGGGIWSMHFVAMLAFSLPGVDISYDPLLTLLSLALPILVAAAAFVIVSQRSNALVVSGIGMGLAISGMHYTGMTAMRMAASIHYDPLWVVLSIAIGIGASIVALWLAFRMTSVLERIAAGVVMGLAISGMHYAAMQGSSFIPMDGVLGRAAFGTVGQAPLAFLIAGTTIVVLVIGLAVAVHDRSSAERAGREAEALRRSEEKFRLLVEGVADHAIFMLDPEGRVANWNLGAIRLIGYGEEIVGADYAILHTDEDRDAGVPEAVLLDARREGKSAGEGWRVRKDGSRFWAEATIRVVRNERGEAIGFANIVRDVTERRRAQEALERTRDALVVSQKMETVGQLTGGVAHDFNNILAVITGSLELAKKRLQTEDPRIHRLLDNAIHGALRGASLTQRMLAFARKQDLKPVVVDVPELVRGMSALLKFNPAIRVETRFPIELAKVKVDANQLELAVLNLAVNARDAMTASGGTISIAAREEQAIDGLAEGRYVALSVSDTGSGMDEETLKHAQEPFFTTKGVGKGTGLGLSMVKGLAEQSGGVLMLKSRIGEGTTAEIWLPASQDEKLPEPHAVEPSRTAPRSHRPVSVLVVDDDLLVLDSIAAMLDDLGHAVIEARSGEEAVQLLRRTPKVDIVVTDYAMPGMNGLQLAETVAAEHPGTPVVLCTGYAELPGSAQPHLPRISKPFDQAALVAVMEEVMRARADARSVLPLRPKRA; encoded by the coding sequence ATGCATCATCATCCTGGCTCCCACGATCCCGTTCTTGTCGCGCTGTCGGTCCTGATCGCCGCGCTCTCTTCCTACACGGCGCTGGATCTCGCGACTCGCATGCGGGCTGCTTCCGGCCTCGCCAGCCTGGCCTGGCTCGGGGCTGCGGCAGTCGCCATGGGTGGCGGCATTTGGTCCATGCATTTCGTCGCCATGCTGGCGTTCAGCCTACCCGGCGTGGATATTTCCTACGATCCGCTCCTCACGCTGCTCTCGCTTGCCCTTCCTATTCTGGTCGCCGCTGCTGCCTTCGTCATCGTCAGCCAGCGGTCGAACGCGCTCGTCGTGTCCGGCATCGGAATGGGGCTCGCCATCTCCGGCATGCACTACACGGGCATGACCGCGATGCGGATGGCGGCTTCCATCCACTACGATCCGCTGTGGGTGGTGCTTTCAATCGCTATCGGGATCGGAGCATCCATCGTCGCGCTGTGGCTTGCCTTTCGCATGACGAGCGTGCTCGAGCGCATCGCGGCGGGCGTCGTCATGGGTCTGGCGATCTCCGGGATGCACTACGCCGCCATGCAGGGCTCCTCCTTCATTCCGATGGATGGCGTCCTTGGCCGCGCGGCATTCGGCACGGTGGGACAGGCGCCGCTCGCGTTCCTGATCGCCGGGACCACCATTGTGGTCCTCGTGATCGGGCTAGCCGTGGCTGTGCACGATCGCTCCTCGGCAGAACGTGCCGGTCGCGAAGCCGAGGCGCTCAGGCGAAGCGAGGAAAAGTTCCGCCTGCTGGTGGAAGGGGTGGCCGATCACGCCATCTTCATGCTCGACCCCGAGGGCCGGGTGGCGAACTGGAATCTCGGAGCTATCAGGCTGATCGGCTATGGCGAGGAGATCGTCGGGGCGGATTACGCCATCCTCCACACCGATGAGGACCGCGACGCCGGCGTTCCGGAGGCGGTGCTTCTGGATGCCAGGCGGGAAGGCAAGTCGGCAGGCGAAGGCTGGCGCGTCCGCAAGGACGGCAGCCGCTTCTGGGCCGAGGCGACCATACGCGTGGTGCGAAATGAGCGGGGCGAGGCCATCGGCTTTGCCAACATCGTGCGGGACGTGACGGAACGCCGCCGGGCCCAGGAAGCGCTGGAGCGCACGCGCGACGCGCTGGTGGTCTCGCAGAAGATGGAGACTGTCGGTCAGCTTACCGGTGGCGTCGCCCACGACTTCAACAACATACTCGCCGTGATCACGGGCAGCCTCGAACTCGCGAAGAAGCGTCTCCAGACGGAAGATCCGAGGATTCATCGGCTCCTCGACAACGCGATCCATGGTGCGCTCCGGGGTGCCTCGCTGACCCAGCGCATGCTTGCCTTCGCGCGCAAGCAGGACCTCAAGCCCGTTGTCGTGGATGTGCCGGAACTGGTCCGCGGAATGTCCGCGCTGCTGAAGTTTAATCCAGCGATCCGGGTCGAGACCCGTTTTCCGATCGAACTCGCGAAGGTGAAGGTCGACGCCAACCAGCTCGAGCTCGCGGTCCTCAACCTCGCCGTCAATGCGCGCGACGCGATGACGGCAAGCGGCGGGACCATCAGCATCGCCGCGCGCGAAGAGCAGGCCATCGATGGCCTCGCCGAGGGACGATACGTCGCGCTCTCGGTCAGCGACACTGGATCCGGCATGGACGAGGAAACGCTGAAGCATGCGCAGGAGCCGTTCTTTACGACCAAGGGGGTGGGCAAGGGGACCGGTCTCGGCCTCTCGATGGTGAAGGGGCTGGCCGAACAGTCCGGAGGCGTGCTGATGCTGAAGAGCCGCATCGGCGAAGGGACGACAGCCGAGATATGGCTGCCCGCCTCGCAGGACGAAAAACTGCCGGAGCCCCATGCGGTGGAACCGTCACGCACCGCGCCCCGCAGCCATCGACCCGTCTCCGTGCTGGTCGTCGACGATGACCTTCTCGTTCTCGACAGTATCGCTGCGATGCTCGACGATCTCGGCCACGCCGTGATCGAGGCGCGCTCCGGCGAAGAGGCCGTCCAGCTTTTGCGCCGAACGCCGAAGGTTGACATCGTGGTGACCGATTATGCCATGCCGGGGATGAACGGGCTGCAGCTTGCCGAGACGGTGGCCGCCGAGCATCCCGGCACGCCCGTGGTGCTCTGCACCGGATATGCCGAGCTGCCCGGCTCCGCGCAGCCGCATTTGCCGCGCATTTCGAAGCCGTTCGACCAGGCGGCGCTGGTGGCCGTCATGGAGGAAGTGATGCGCGCACGGGCAGATGCGCGCTCGGTTTTGCCCTTGCGCCCGAAGCGAGCGTAA